One window of the Nodosilinea sp. PGN35 genome contains the following:
- a CDS encoding M23 family metallopeptidase, with translation MNWRLRNLPRLASAAHLNLGVVQTLVRSLAAGWRSRLRRRAILGLGLTTALVITMAVPRSVPVAQAQDLTAALWTRASFPVENFQTYTSPFGYRSDPYSGSPRFHYGLDLAAPNGSYIRNWWAGEVLWVEGAGACGTSIAIKSGEWTHIYCHMHGHVEGSGQNKVMVDREGGIQLRAGQAIPAGARIGRVGMTGRTTGPHLHWGLKYQDNWVDPALVLRAMYVGQQAAL, from the coding sequence ATGAATTGGCGACTCCGCAATCTGCCCCGGCTGGCTTCTGCTGCTCATCTCAACCTCGGTGTGGTTCAGACTTTAGTGCGTAGTTTGGCCGCTGGCTGGCGATCAAGGCTGCGCCGCCGCGCCATCCTGGGGCTGGGGCTGACCACCGCCCTGGTCATAACGATGGCGGTACCCCGCTCCGTGCCGGTGGCCCAGGCCCAGGATCTCACCGCCGCCCTCTGGACTCGAGCTTCCTTCCCGGTCGAAAATTTTCAAACCTATACCTCCCCCTTCGGCTACCGCAGTGATCCCTACAGCGGTAGCCCTCGTTTTCATTACGGCCTTGACTTGGCCGCCCCCAACGGCAGCTACATTCGCAACTGGTGGGCGGGCGAAGTGCTGTGGGTGGAGGGGGCTGGGGCCTGCGGCACCTCAATCGCCATCAAGTCAGGCGAGTGGACGCACATTTACTGCCACATGCACGGCCATGTGGAGGGCAGCGGCCAAAATAAGGTGATGGTCGATCGCGAGGGCGGCATTCAGCTGCGGGCGGGCCAGGCTATTCCAGCGGGGGCGCGCATTGGCCGGGTGGGCATGACGGGCCGCACCACCGGCCCCCACCTGCACTGGGGGCTAAAGTACCAAGACAACTGGGTTGACCCGGCTCTGGTGCTGCGAGCTATGTATGTTGGCCAGCAGGCGGCGCTGTAG
- a CDS encoding recombinase family protein: protein MRTVAYRYRDAIAPASPGWLEAVERVYTDVALPTEPGYRPERDRLLADLQTHPADRVLVDTLATLGNDPEEICSWVAAIEAAGAEVVTVESGAIASEGLLQGANLSVQQRRLRLREGHARRRLQALPPPGKPPYGYRRGQGRYLIDRATAPVVTAFVNEFLLYGSLRGAVRFIEGKLGKRISVSTGRRWLTHPVYRGDLKYQDGQVLRDTHAAIISREEAAQIDRLLRRNRPLPPRTAAAPRSLAGLVICQACRQPLTISKTTPKNTPRGQAKTYLYLRPSGCPKTPRCPALPYDEALNRIVAQICRELPQAVAQFTASIPPGAPAPGTGLQGEIAAKEAAIAQLPALEESGLLDAETLALRRYKLRGEISMLHQQLAQLPPVNLQELSQSVSIPQFWLDLSETERRFFFREFIREIQILRQENDWWVELVLVF, encoded by the coding sequence GTGCGTACGGTTGCCTACCGCTACCGGGACGCGATCGCCCCAGCTTCCCCAGGCTGGCTCGAAGCGGTGGAGCGGGTGTACACCGATGTGGCCCTGCCGACGGAGCCGGGCTATCGACCCGAGCGCGATCGCCTACTGGCCGACCTGCAAACCCACCCCGCCGATCGGGTCTTAGTGGACACCCTCGCCACCCTGGGCAACGACCCCGAAGAGATTTGCTCCTGGGTGGCGGCCATTGAAGCTGCCGGGGCTGAAGTGGTCACGGTAGAGAGTGGCGCGATCGCCTCAGAGGGCCTGTTGCAGGGAGCCAACCTCTCGGTTCAACAGCGCCGCCTGCGCCTGCGCGAGGGCCACGCCCGCCGCCGTCTCCAGGCCCTACCGCCGCCGGGCAAGCCCCCCTACGGCTACCGTCGCGGCCAGGGCCGCTACCTGATCGATCGCGCCACGGCCCCGGTGGTCACCGCCTTCGTCAACGAATTTTTGCTCTACGGCTCGCTGCGGGGGGCGGTGCGGTTCATCGAGGGCAAATTGGGCAAGCGCATTTCGGTGTCTACCGGGCGGCGCTGGCTCACCCACCCCGTGTACCGGGGCGACCTGAAATATCAGGATGGCCAGGTTCTGCGCGACACCCACGCTGCCATCATCAGCCGCGAAGAGGCGGCCCAGATCGATCGCCTGCTGCGCCGCAACCGACCCCTGCCGCCGAGGACGGCGGCAGCCCCGCGATCGCTGGCGGGCCTCGTCATCTGCCAGGCGTGCCGGCAACCCCTGACCATTTCCAAAACCACCCCCAAAAACACACCCAGGGGTCAGGCCAAAACCTACCTCTACCTGCGGCCCAGCGGCTGTCCCAAAACGCCCCGCTGTCCGGCGCTCCCCTACGACGAGGCGCTCAATCGCATTGTGGCTCAGATCTGCCGTGAACTGCCCCAGGCGGTGGCCCAGTTTACGGCCAGCATTCCCCCCGGTGCCCCCGCCCCCGGCACCGGTTTGCAGGGAGAGATTGCGGCGAAGGAAGCCGCGATCGCCCAGCTGCCTGCCCTGGAGGAATCCGGCCTGCTCGATGCTGAAACCCTGGCGCTGCGCCGCTACAAGCTGAGGGGTGAGATCTCGATGCTGCACCAGCAGCTCGCCCAGCTGCCCCCGGTAAACCTGCAAGAGCTATCCCAGTCGGTATCGATTCCCCAGTTTTGGCTCGACCTGTCTGAGACCGAGCGCCGCTTCTTCTTTCGCGAGTTTATCCGCGAGATTCAAATTTTGCGTCAGGAGAACGACTGGTGGGTTGAACTGGTGCTGGTGTTTTGA